DNA from Chloroherpetonaceae bacterium:
TCTTTAGTGGTTTTATCGCTCCAAGCCTTGATAATAATATCGGTGAGTGTAGCAAATTGTATGCCTTCTTTTAGTCCTCTCTTTTTCCATTCATCAGTTAGTTCTTTGCGTATTTCAATGCTTTTTAGCCGTTGGTTTATCCAATTTTCAGAATACCCTAATTTCAGGTATTGCTCCAAAGCCCTGTCTATACTTAATTCAGGGTCTTGAATTTCGTCTAAACGCTCGGCTGCGACTTGCGCTAACCACAATTTAAATGGCTCTGCTTTGGGTGATGGAATGGATTGTATTAAGCGGAACAGTTGCTCTGTGTCGGCTACATCGGTTTGGTAAAATTTACCATCTGAAGATTGCATTTTCAGTTGTCCGATTTTTTCGGACAACTCACTGCCTTCCTTCTTTAACTTGGTTTTGAGGTCGCTCCAATACTTTCTTGGTCGGTCAGTTCCGGTTAATATTTCAATTACATCCACAATAGAAATATACCACTTCTCTTGCTCGGCATCCCAAAGGGTGCGCACCTGCTTTTCTTCAAAAATTTTGATTGCAGTTTCTTTACTCATGTGATTTAATGGGATGCGTTCTCAATAATTTTTATTTCTTCTTGTGTCAATTCGTAAGCTGATAAACCAATTGGTCGATTTGGTCTTTAAGTCAAAAATGTCGGCCGATAGATTTTGTTTCATTATTGATAAAATTTGATCTACGAAAATCAAAATTAAAATATAATAATAAATGAAAATCAAAACCGGAATGTATTTAAAATAAAATAAAAAAAAGATGTATAATATTGTTAAATTCATTTTCTATTAAGAACACAAAACTCCAAGTTTGCACGTCAGCCCGCCTGACGCATAACCCGTGTTAGCAGTAGGCCTTATTTCTGAATGGGAGGTTACCTTCTTCATCAATTATATTTTTTTGTCAGTTTTTGTTTGTGTCTTGTTGTTAACAATAAACTCCGCCCGCTTATACAACTCGTCAAATGTAATTATTTCAGGATTTTTTGTGTTTCGTCTGTAACTTTCAAAACAACTTACAATGCTTTCTTTCTTTACCAACTCATTTGTATTGCCAATTATTAGAATACCTTTAGGTTCAACTGTAAATGTGTTGTCTTTATCTAATATTCTTGTGTTTTCACTTCTTTGAGAGTCTATGCTCCAAGTCCTACAATTCACTTGAATTTGAGAAATTGCTCCCAATAGGTCGGAACTAAGTAACCAAACATCGTTTCTTGGATTTTTTACTTGTCTTGGATCTGATTTAGTGTAGCTTAAAAGTTTTGTAGCGGGTGTTTTAATCTCTACTAAAACGGTAAAATGCGAATCTGCATCAGTCCGCATTAAAAAGTCGCCCTTCTGGCTTCCAGTTCCTTTAAAAGTTCTGCCGCCGTAGTCTGGCTGGTCTTCTAATAGGTGCAGAAATTGGTAATTTAATCCATATCCAAAAATCCAAACATTATTTGTAAAAAACTCTTGCCAAAAAGATTCGACCGCATTATTTGATTCTAAGTTTTCTCTAAATGTATTAAGTGATGCTCTTCTGTTTGTCTGAATTCTTGCCAATGATAATTTTGTTGCTAAGTTAGGATTTGAAGAGATTAGCTCATTCCAAACTTCTTGACCGTAATTTTCTTTTAAAAGTCTTTCTATAACCGTTTTTCTGTCTTTTGGGACTTTTATTATCTCATCAGCTTTCGCAATTGAAAACTCCTGAATACCATATTTCACGCCTTCTTTGTCAACTAACGCGTAAAGTTTTGTGAGTTCGTCATAAATCTTTCTTGTGTTTTTACTATCAAGGTTTATCTTAACACCTTCGCCACCTTTTAACGAGTTTAAGTTGATACTTTCAATGTTTTCCCATTCGTCATTTCTCTTTTTACGTTGGTGAACTATTGTAATTCCAACTGTTTCACCAACATCTTTTTTCTTGTCATTTAGGTCAACAATAAGAACCTTTCTTGTCGTTGTGTTTTCTTCAATAACAATGGGTTCTGCAAGTCTAGCAGAGTAAAGAGAAGTGCTTACAGTTTTATAATTATCCATCTATTTTCGTGTTGGTTTAGGCTTACTGCTAGCAATAGGATAAACAAATCACCTCAAAATCCCCAAAAAACATTCGTATAACCACCCAGTTTATAATGTTAATATGAAATAAAATTGAAACATTCGTAAAACCGCTTCTTATCTCGCACTCACACCAATATCTTAAATTGTCTCAAAAATGATACGCTGTTAAAACAAGAATTTGCTTTATAGCCGAAATGAAGTGCAGTGTTCATTGGTTAAGGCTTTTCAGTATAGAATCGATTGAAGGAACAAGGATTTTAGAATTTAAGAAAGGGGAAAGTATTTTGCAAGAGGATTTTTGAGGGCGTTTGAATCTTCAAAAGATGTTCATACAATTTATGTTTAACTTCACGCATCAAGTATTATCAATGTAAATACGAGCCGATTGGTTACTTTAAGTTCTACATCATTTTTTCGTTTTATACAAGTTTCCTCGGAATGTTGAATAGTGTTGATTCGCTTGGGTCCAAAGCAGTTGTGAAATGTTTGCTTTGTAAGGAGGAAATACTTAAAGAACTTCTTACTATCCAAAGTGATTCTTTATTGAACAAAAACAATCTTATGTCTGCCAAAGAAGGAATCCAAACAGTTCGCGACCATTTCTCTAAAATCAATCCTACATTCATAGTCATGCGGAAAGAGTATTGGAAATTGCGGCGTAGGTTAATCGAGTGATTGTAGACAAACTTGTGCAAAAATTCTTACAAATCAAGATTTAGAAATTTTAAATTTACTCTTTAATTTTTTTAAAATTGGAGAAATAATATGAAGAATAGAAAGTACGACATTATTCTTGTGTTTATAGTAACCATTTTTATGAGTTGCAATACAGAAACGGATATGATTTATCATTTTGAGACAATTTCATTCTCTCAATTGCCAATTAAGGCTGATTCAGGTTTTTATGTCTTGGATAATTTTGATAATATTAATTTTGGTTCTTCGTATGCGAAACGCGCAGCCGATTCAATTATCACAGAATTAACAAATGCTTCAGTTAAATTTGATACCGCTTGGGTACAGTCGGGAGAAAGTGAGTGTGGTTCTCTTCAAGTTATTGTCTTCCCTAGGCTTGTTATCAAAACTTTTTCTTCATCGCCAATAGTTTTAGATAAATTTGGTTTTGTTCCTTATGACGGCTTAATTCAATTTTGGAATTGCTGGAATGTTACCTATATGCGGTATTCAAGAAAAAAATAAAATGTTTAAATGTAAATCGTCCTAATAATTACTGAAATAGAAATGGGGCGCTAAGCCCCAATTTAATTTTGCCAAAAAATTCAATCTCTCAAACATTCACGCCCGAAATTTCAATCTCCTTTGCCGCTCGTTTCAATCGCCTGACGATTGCTTCTTTCCCGACGAGTTCCATCATGTGGAAAAGCGAAGAACCAATCGTGCTGCCTGTTGCGGCAAGGCGAAGCGGCTTGGAGAATTTCCCCAACTTCACGCCTTTTTCCTCTGCAAATGCCTTTAAGGCCGTTTCAATGCTTTCCGCAGTAAAAGTGGTCAATCCTTCCAAGGTTTCCGCGGAGGCAAGAATCAACGCGTTCGTTTCGGGTGTCCAATCTTTTTTGATGGCATCGGCGGGGTAGGTTTCGGGGTCAAAGAAATAGTAATTGCTAAATGAAACAAAATCGTGCACAAAATCCACGCGCTCCTTCATTTGGTGTGCCACCTCAGCCAAATAGGGTATTGAAGTGATGGTTTCTTTTGGCAACGAAGTCGGTTTCTTTTCAAGTTCCGCTTGCAAGAAGGGAAGAATCCGCTCTCCAAGCGATTCATTCGTGGAGCGGCGAATATGCTGCTTTTCAATCCACGCCAGTTTTTCGAGATTGAAAATCGCGCCCGATTTTCCCACATGTTCAAGCGAAAATTGCGCAACAAGTTCCTCCATTGAAAAAATCTCTTGCGTTGATCCTTCGCCCGGGTTCCACCCCAAAAGTGCTACAAAGTTAATCAACGCTTCTTTGCTATAACCTTTCGCGCGGTAATCTTCAACCGCTACATCACCTTGCCGCTTCGAAAGCTTTGTCCGATCTGGATTTAAGAGCAATGGTAAGTGAGCGAAAACGGGCTTTTCCCAACCGAAGAAATCGTAGAGCAAAACATGTTTCGGCGTTGAGGAAAGCCACTCTTCACCGCGAATCACATGCGAAATTTGCATGAGATGATCATCCACCACCACGGCCAAATGATAAGTTGGGAAGCCATCGGCTTTGAGCAGCACTTGATCATCCAAAGTGCTTGATTCAAACTCAACCGAGCCGCGCACCACATCATCGACTTTCACGGTGATATTATCCGGCACTTTCATTCTGATGACAAATGGTTTACCGCTTTCCAAGGCTTCGCGCGTCATGCTTGCAGGCATTGAGCCGCCCATATCTTCAGGCAACCACTTACGGTTATACTTGGGTTGCATGCCTTGCTTTTGCTGAAGTTTGCGAATCTCTTCAAGCTCTTCCGGAGGCATAAAACAGTAATAGGCTTTTTTCTCTTCGACAAGTTGAAGGGCATATTTTTTGTAAATCTCTAAACGCTGAGACTGTGTGTAAGGACCATAGTTTCCGCCGTTGAGCGGGCTTTCACTTGGGGCAATGCCTGCCCAAGCCAAGACTTTTTCAATGTTTTCGGCCGCGCCTTCTACTAACCGCGTTTGGTCAGTGTCTTCGATGCGAAGTATAAAGGTGCCGCCATTTTTTTTGGCGAAGAGATAGTTGTAAAGAGCGGTTCTCAATCCGCCAACATGAACATAGCCGGTTGGCGACGGCGCAAATCGAGTTCGAATCGGTTTCGACATAGTCATAAGTGTCCGTGGCGCTTGATATGGACGCGCGTTTAAGACAAGATGTGATTGTGTTAAGAAAAATTTTGGAAAAAGTTTTGCAAAATAACGCTTGACCGCTATATTTGCACTCCTTTTTTGAAGAAACTTTCTGAATTCCTTTGTTTTGAAAGTTTTTGGATAAGTGGAGCTGTAGCTCAGTTGGTTAGAGCGCCTGCCTGTCACGCAGGAGGTCGCGGGTTCGAGCCCCGTCAGCTCCGCAAATCCCCATCGTTAAAGCCTTTCCCCATAATCATCTTTCCTAATTAATCTCCACGACTTTCATCCGCCCCGAAATTCCTTTTTTAATCGAAATATGCCCTTTTGGAACATGAAAGTGTTCTGAGATCAACTCAATCAATTCATCATTGGCTTTTCCATCAACGGGCGGCGATTTCAGCGCGGCTTTCCAAACCGAATCCGTTTCTGTGGGCGGAAAAAGAGCCTGCTTTTTCGCGTTCGGTTTTACCTTAATGGTGATGATCATGATGGGGTGAATAACCGCCTGAAGCCGGAATATGGCGTTCGCATTTCGATTTAAAGAAATGTGAAGTGTCGAAAATCTTCCCCGGATTAAGAATATTCGCTTCATCAATCGAGGCCTTGAATCGGCGCATGAGTTCTACTTGCGTATGTCCGGCCGCTTTTTCGAGATACTTCTTTTTCGCGATTCCCGTTCCGTGCTCTCCTGTTATAGTTCCGCCGAGCGAGACGGCTTTATCAAATATTTGTTCGAAGAATTGCTCGCTTCGCTTGATTTCATTGGCATCGCGCTCGGTTATCAAGCAAGTGGGGTGAAGGTTTCCATCGCCCAAATGGCCGAAATTCCCGACAAGCAAATTCAATTCGCTCGCTTTTTCAATGGTGAATAACAGCATTTCAGGAAGATGGCTTCGGGGAACACTCGCGTCTTCAAGGATGGTGGTTGGCTTAAGCCGTGCAAGTGCGGAGAAGGCGGATTTCCGGGCTTGCTTAAGTTTTTGGGCTTCGATGTTCGATTCAGCCAATTTACTGAAGGTTGCACCCGCTTTTTCTGCAATGGAGAGCGTGGTGGCGGTATCGTCATGAACCTCAGCAGGATGACCGTCGAGTTCGATGAGTACCAAAGCGGTTAGTGATTCCGGCAATCCGATTTTGGTATAAGATTCCACCGCTCGAATCGTGGTGTTATCTAAAAATTCGAACATCGCGGGGGTGATTTTTGAAAGTGCGAGCGACGCGACAAATTCGCCGACGCGTGCAATCGAATCGAAATGAAAGAGAATCACTTGCGAGGTCTTTGGCTTTGGAAGCAGCCGCAGAGTAGCCTTTGTAATAACTCCCAAAGTGCCTTCGCTGCCAATGAAAACATCTTTCAAATTCAAGCCTTGAACATCTTTGATGGAGTGATTGCCAAGTGTGATAAGTTCGCCGCTTGGGAGCACGACATCGAGAGTCATGACATAATTTTTGGTAACGCCATATTTCAGTCCTCGTAAGCCGCCGGCGTTTTCCGCAATGTTTCCGCCAAGCGTTGAAATGGTGGCACTGCCGGGGTCGGGCGGATAAAACAAACCGTGTTTTTCCACCTCGTTTTGCAATACGGCTGTTATGACACCGGGTTCAACCGTGCAGGTCATATTCACTTCGTCAATTTCTAAGATCCGATTCATTGGCGGGAAGAGCAGCACAAGCGAACCTTTGCTGGGAATGCTGCCGCCGGAAAGTCCCGAGCCCGAACCACGAGGAACAATGGGCAAGCCGGATTCCGTCGCAAGTTTTAGAATAGCGGAGACATGTTCCGCAGAGCGGGGAATAGCAATAGCTTCGGGGAGTTCGCGAAAAAGCGGGGTGGCGTCGTAGGAATAAAGGTGTTTATCGAGTGCTGAATCGAGAAAATTCTCACTCCCAACGATGGATTTGATTTTGTTTAAGACACTTAACACAATAATTTAGATACTAAATAATGAATCCCCTTGCTGCTAAAGCGGGAATAGACTGATCCAATTCACACAATGATAACAAAAGATACTGCCAAAGCCCTAATTTCGGAACTCGTTACCCGCTTTGATGAACAATACGAAAGCTACAAACGCGGTGAATACAACGAAACCCAAACCCGCCGCGACTTTATCGACCCCTTCTTTGAAGCCTTAGGCTGGGATGTGAGCAATAAAGGCGGTTATGCCGAAGCCTACCGCGAAGTCATTCATGAAGATAAAGTCATTGTTGCAGGTGCAAAAAAGGCACCCGATTATTCCTTCCGGCTGAGCGGTGGAAAAAGACTTTTTTTTGTTGAAGCAAAAAAACCCTCCGTTCATGTCAAAGAAGCTATCGACCCCGCTTATCAAGTTCGCCGCTATGGCTGGAGCGCGAAACTCCCCATCAGTGTGATTACCGACTTTGAAGAATTCGCCGTCTATGACTGCACCATAAAACCCAATGCTACTGATAAAGCCGCGACAGCCCGCATCGAATACCTTACCTACAAAAACTACCTTGAGAAATTCGATTTTCTTTGGGATGTCTTTAGCAAGGAGCGCGTCTTAAAAGGCAGTTTCGACCAATTCATAAAAGGCAACAAACACAAAAAGGGAACGGCAACCGTTGATAAAGACTTTTTGGCCTCACTCGATACTTGGCGAACCGCACTTGCCATTGATATCAGCAAGCACAACAAAATGC
Protein-coding regions in this window:
- a CDS encoding Bro-N domain-containing protein; this translates as MSKETAIKIFEEKQVRTLWDAEQEKWYISIVDVIEILTGTDRPRKYWSDLKTKLKKEGSELSEKIGQLKMQSSDGKFYQTDVADTEQLFRLIQSIPSPKAEPFKLWLAQVAAERLDEIQDPELSIDRALEQYLKLGYSENWINQRLKSIEIRKELTDEWKKRGLKEGIQFATLTDIIIKAWSDKTTKEYKVLKGLKKENLRDNMTNTELILNMLAEASTKDISAATNPKDFEESKKVAKEGGNVAKVARMELEAKTGKKVVSELNAKDVLKALPQAKQIAKKKNGD
- a CDS encoding DUF4263 domain-containing protein; the encoded protein is MDNYKTVSTSLYSARLAEPIVIEENTTTRKVLIVDLNDKKKDVGETVGITIVHQRKKRNDEWENIESINLNSLKGGEGVKINLDSKNTRKIYDELTKLYALVDKEGVKYGIQEFSIAKADEIIKVPKDRKTVIERLLKENYGQEVWNELISSNPNLATKLSLARIQTNRRASLNTFRENLESNNAVESFWQEFFTNNVWIFGYGLNYQFLHLLEDQPDYGGRTFKGTGSQKGDFLMRTDADSHFTVLVEIKTPATKLLSYTKSDPRQVKNPRNDVWLLSSDLLGAISQIQVNCRTWSIDSQRSENTRILDKDNTFTVEPKGILIIGNTNELVKKESIVSCFESYRRNTKNPEIITFDELYKRAEFIVNNKTQTKTDKKI
- the gltX gene encoding glutamate--tRNA ligase, which codes for MTMSKPIRTRFAPSPTGYVHVGGLRTALYNYLFAKKNGGTFILRIEDTDQTRLVEGAAENIEKVLAWAGIAPSESPLNGGNYGPYTQSQRLEIYKKYALQLVEEKKAYYCFMPPEELEEIRKLQQKQGMQPKYNRKWLPEDMGGSMPASMTREALESGKPFVIRMKVPDNITVKVDDVVRGSVEFESSTLDDQVLLKADGFPTYHLAVVVDDHLMQISHVIRGEEWLSSTPKHVLLYDFFGWEKPVFAHLPLLLNPDRTKLSKRQGDVAVEDYRAKGYSKEALINFVALLGWNPGEGSTQEIFSMEELVAQFSLEHVGKSGAIFNLEKLAWIEKQHIRRSTNESLGERILPFLQAELEKKPTSLPKETITSIPYLAEVAHQMKERVDFVHDFVSFSNYYFFDPETYPADAIKKDWTPETNALILASAETLEGLTTFTAESIETALKAFAEEKGVKLGKFSKPLRLAATGSTIGSSLFHMMELVGKEAIVRRLKRAAKEIEISGVNV
- a CDS encoding FAD-linked oxidase C-terminal domain-containing protein, giving the protein MLSVLNKIKSIVGSENFLDSALDKHLYSYDATPLFRELPEAIAIPRSAEHVSAILKLATESGLPIVPRGSGSGLSGGSIPSKGSLVLLFPPMNRILEIDEVNMTCTVEPGVITAVLQNEVEKHGLFYPPDPGSATISTLGGNIAENAGGLRGLKYGVTKNYVMTLDVVLPSGELITLGNHSIKDVQGLNLKDVFIGSEGTLGVITKATLRLLPKPKTSQVILFHFDSIARVGEFVASLALSKITPAMFEFLDNTTIRAVESYTKIGLPESLTALVLIELDGHPAEVHDDTATTLSIAEKAGATFSKLAESNIEAQKLKQARKSAFSALARLKPTTILEDASVPRSHLPEMLLFTIEKASELNLLVGNFGHLGDGNLHPTCLITERDANEIKRSEQFFEQIFDKAVSLGGTITGEHGTGIAKKKYLEKAAGHTQVELMRRFKASIDEANILNPGKIFDTSHFFKSKCERHIPASGGYSPHHDHHH
- a CDS encoding DUF167 domain-containing protein; the encoded protein is MIITIKVKPNAKKQALFPPTETDSVWKAALKSPPVDGKANDELIELISEHFHVPKGHISIKKGISGRMKVVEIN